A region from the Gossypium hirsutum isolate 1008001.06 chromosome A08, Gossypium_hirsutum_v2.1, whole genome shotgun sequence genome encodes:
- the LOC107891337 gene encoding serine/threonine-protein kinase Aurora-3 isoform X1, with protein MISPSEEGEGNSKRKWSLQDFEIGKPLGKGKFGRVYLAREVKSKYIVALKIIFKEQLEKYRIHHQLRREMEIQTSLRHPNILRLYGWFHDSERIFLILEYAYGGELYNELRKHGHFSEEQAATYIASLTTALAYCHEKHVIHRDIKPENLLLDHEGRLKIADFGWSVQSRSKRHTMCGTLDYLAPEMVENKAHDYAVDNWTLGILCYEFLYGAPPFESESQSDTFKRIMKVDLSFPSSPNVSMEARNLISRVTICIGYEKSWSNSIEASCEGLLEKALSSEDNGAPLDY; from the exons ATGATTTCTCCAAGCGAAGAAGGAGAAGGAAATTCAAAACGGAAATGGTCCTTACAAGACTTCGAGATCGGCAAACCCCTCGGCAAAGGCAAATTCGGTAGGGTCTATCTTGCCAGAGAAGTCAAG agcAAATACATTGTGGCATTGAAAATCATATTCAAGGAACAATTAGAAAAATACAGGATCCACCATCAGTTGAGGAGAGAAATGGAAATTCAAACCAGTCTTCGCCACCCCAATATACTGCGGCTTTACGGCTGGTTTCATGATAGTGAACgtattttcttgattcttgagtATGCTTACGGGGGTGAGCTTTATAACGAGCTTAGAAAACACGGTCATTTCAGTGAGGAACAAGCTGCTACA TACATTGCTAGTTTGACAACAGCGTTGGCATATTGTCATGAGAAACATGTAATTCATAGAGATATCAAACCAGAAAATTTGCTGCTTGATCATGAG GgtcggttgaagattgcagattttgGATGGTCGGTACAATCCAGAAGCAAGAGACACACAATGTGCGGAACTCTGGACTATTTGGCACCAGAAATGGTGGAAAATAAAGCTCATGATTATGCAGTGGATAACTGGACTTTGGGTATTCTTTGTTATGAGTTCCTCTATGGTGCTCCCCCCTTTGAGTCCGAGAGTCAAAGCGATACATTCAAAAG GATTATGAAGGTTGACCTCAGCTTCCCATCCAGTCCTAATGTCTCAATGGAGGCTAGAAATCTCATCAGCCGGGTAACAATATGCATTGGTTATGAAAAATCATGGTCAAATTCTATAGAAG CTTCTTGTGAAGGACTCCTCGAAAAGGCTCTCTCTTCAGAAGATAATGGAGCACCCTTGGATTATTAA
- the LOC107891337 gene encoding serine/threonine-protein kinase Aurora-3 isoform X2: MISPSEEGEGNSKRKWSLQDFEIGKPLGKGKFGRVYLAREVKSKYIVALKIIFKEQLEKYRIHHQLRREMEIQTSLRHPNILRLYGWFHDSERIFLILEYAYGGELYNELRKHGHFSEEQAATYIASLTTALAYCHEKHVIHRDIKPENLLLDHEGRLKIADFGWSVQSRSKRHTMCGTLDYLAPEMVENKAHDYAVDNWTLGILCYEFLYGAPPFESESQSDTFKRIMKVDLSFPSSPNVSMEARNLISRLLVKDSSKRLSLQKIMEHPWIIKNANPTGTCKK, translated from the exons ATGATTTCTCCAAGCGAAGAAGGAGAAGGAAATTCAAAACGGAAATGGTCCTTACAAGACTTCGAGATCGGCAAACCCCTCGGCAAAGGCAAATTCGGTAGGGTCTATCTTGCCAGAGAAGTCAAG agcAAATACATTGTGGCATTGAAAATCATATTCAAGGAACAATTAGAAAAATACAGGATCCACCATCAGTTGAGGAGAGAAATGGAAATTCAAACCAGTCTTCGCCACCCCAATATACTGCGGCTTTACGGCTGGTTTCATGATAGTGAACgtattttcttgattcttgagtATGCTTACGGGGGTGAGCTTTATAACGAGCTTAGAAAACACGGTCATTTCAGTGAGGAACAAGCTGCTACA TACATTGCTAGTTTGACAACAGCGTTGGCATATTGTCATGAGAAACATGTAATTCATAGAGATATCAAACCAGAAAATTTGCTGCTTGATCATGAG GgtcggttgaagattgcagattttgGATGGTCGGTACAATCCAGAAGCAAGAGACACACAATGTGCGGAACTCTGGACTATTTGGCACCAGAAATGGTGGAAAATAAAGCTCATGATTATGCAGTGGATAACTGGACTTTGGGTATTCTTTGTTATGAGTTCCTCTATGGTGCTCCCCCCTTTGAGTCCGAGAGTCAAAGCGATACATTCAAAAG GATTATGAAGGTTGACCTCAGCTTCCCATCCAGTCCTAATGTCTCAATGGAGGCTAGAAATCTCATCAGCCGG CTTCTTGTGAAGGACTCCTCGAAAAGGCTCTCTCTTCAGAAGATAATGGAGCACCCTTGGATTATTAAGAATGCAAACCCTACGGGTACTTGCAAAAAATAG